In Nicotiana tabacum cultivar K326 chromosome 11, ASM71507v2, whole genome shotgun sequence, a single window of DNA contains:
- the LOC142166163 gene encoding heterogeneous nuclear ribonucleoprotein 1-like, with the protein MEMEPGKLFVGGISWDTNEDRLKEYFQVFGDVVEAVIMKDRITGRARGFGFVVFADPSVAERVVKEKHIIDGRTVEAKKAVPRDDQHITRNNGSMQGSPGPARTKKIFVGGLASSVTESDFKNYFDQFGTITDVVVMYDHNTQRPRGFGFITYDSEEAVDKVLYKTFHELNGKMVEVKRAVPKELSPGPTRSQFGGQNYGLNRVNNLLNAYTQGYVPGSIGSYGVRMEGRYSPLTAGRNGYSSFNPAEFNMPTGIDSALNPNYGGSGTFGSNYGRGFSSFYNGNSNRYGGPVGFAPGRVGSGSMLNSVGWNLWDNESLNYGTNSANSTDFVGSGSGVAGYGTLGGLGTIWGASSISGQGGGNGSFGSGNITNSGETGGAVYGRNSGGNAVNTSPYAPAKDVHTGAFGNLYGTVGASLYEDSAWRSASPELDGSASFGYGLGNADSLGLVGGYSVANRSNKGIAA; encoded by the exons ATGGAAATGGAGCCGGGAAAATTGTTTGTTGGGGGAATTTCTTGGGACACGAATGAAGATCGTCTCAAAGAATATTTCCAAGTTTTTGGTGATGTGGTTGAAGCCGTGATCATGAAAGATCGGATCACTGGCCGTGCTCGCGGTTTCGGTTTTGTTGTTTTTGCAGACCCTTCTGTTGCCGAAAGAGTTGTCAAGGAAAAACATATAATTGATGGTAGAACT GTAGAGGCAAAGAAGGCTGTTCCGAGAGATGATCAACACATTACCAGAAACAATGGAAGCATGCAGGGCTCTCCAGGTCCTGCTCGCACTAAAAAGATTTTTGTTGGAGGCTTGGCATCCTCAGTCACCGAGAGTGACTTCAAGAATTACTTTGATCAATTTGGGACGATCACAGATGTTGTGGTGATGTATGATCACAACACACAAAGGCCTAGAGGATTTGGATTCATCACCTACGACTCCGAGGAGGCGGTTGATAAAGTTCTATACAAAACATTCCATGAACTTAACGGTAAAATGGTCGAGGTTAAGCGTGCAGTTCCCAAAGAGCTATCACCTGGTCCAACCCGAAGCCAATTTGGTGGACAGAACTATGGTTTGAACCGGGTTAACAATTTGCTTAATGCGTATACTCAAGGTTACGTTCCAGGCTCAATTGGAAGTTATGGAGTGAGAATGGAAGGTAGATACAGTCCACTTACTGCTGGTCGGAATGGATATTCTTCTTTTAATCCTGCTGAGTTTAATATGCCAACTGGCATAGACTCCGCATTGAACCCAAACTATGGTGGAAGTGGAACTTTTGGTTCTAATTATGGACGTGGATTCAGTTCTTTTTACAATGGGAATTCAAACAGGTACGGTGGTCCTGTCGGGTTTGCCCCCGGAAGGGTTGGAAGTGGTTCAATGTTGAATTCAGTAGGATGGAACCTGTGGGACAATGAGAGTCTTAATTATGGAACAAATTCCGCCAACTCTACTGATTTTGTTGGTTCTGGAAGCGGGGTTGCAGGATATGGTACTCTTGGAGGTCTCGGAACAATTTGGGGTGCCTCTTCAATTTCAGGTCAAGGTGGTGGAAATGGTTCTTTTGGCAGTGGCAACATCACTAACAGTGGTGAAACAGGTGGGGCAGTGTATGGACGAAACTCAGGCGGCAATGCTGTCAATACATCACCATATGCTCCAGCAAAAGACGTTCACACTGGGGCTTTTGGGAACTTGTATGGTACTGTAGGTGCTTCACTTTATGAGGACTCGGCCTGGCGATCAGCATCTCCAGAACTAGATGGCTCTGCTTCCTTTGGTTATGGACTTGGGAATGCAGACTCACTCGGTCTTGTTGGTGGTTATAGTGTTGCAAATAGATCAAATAAAG GAATTGCTGCCTAG
- the LOC107817635 gene encoding ras-related protein RABA5a-like: MAFRSEEAQTEDYLFKIVLIGDSAVGKSNLLARFARDEFYPNSKSTIGVEFQTQKLDINGKEVKAQIWDTAGQERFRAVTSAYYRGAVGALLVYDISRRQTFDNISRWLNELQTHSDMNVVTILVGNKSDLKDAREVTTAEGKSLAEAQGLFFIETSALDSSNVAVAFQTVVKEIYNILSRKVIQSQELQKKDSGRLANGKTVVLQADENQEANEQAKKGWCCSS; this comes from the exons ATGGCGTTTCGTTCCGAGGAAGCACAAACGGAGGATTACCTTTTCAAGATTGTTTTGATTGGTGATTCGGCTGTTGGGAAGTCAAATTTGCTTGCTAGATTTGCTCGAGATGAATTTTATCCAAACTCAAAGTCGACAATAGGAGTAGAGTTCCAGACCCAAAAGCTGGACATAAATGGGAAGGAGGTCAAAGCGCAGATATGGGACACAGCAGGCCAAGAACGGTTTAGGGCAGTAACTTCTGCATATTACAGAGGCGCAGTTGGAGCTCTTCTGGTTTATGATATTAGTAGACGCCAAACTTTTGATAATATCAGTCGATGGCTTAATGAACTTCAGA CTCATTCTGACATGAACGTGGTTACAATACTCGTTGGCAATAAATCCGATCTCAAAGATGCACGGGAGGTTACAACAGCGGAAGGCAAATCCTTAGCGGAGGCACAAGGTCTATTCTTTATAGAAACATCAGCTTTGGATTCCTCGAATGTAGCTGTAGCTTTTCAAACAGTTGTTAAAGAGATCTATAATATTTTGAGCCGGAAGGTTATTCAATCGCAAGAACTCCAAAAAAAGGATTCTGGACGATTGGCAAATGGAAAAACTGTGGTTTTGCAGGCTGATGAAAACCAAGAAGCAAATGAACAAGCGAAGAAAGGCTGGTGTTGTTCATCATAA